The sequence below is a genomic window from Phoenix dactylifera cultivar Barhee BC4 chromosome 8, palm_55x_up_171113_PBpolish2nd_filt_p, whole genome shotgun sequence.
tttccgctaaAAACATAGGTAAGAAATTCACCTTCACAAGCAGCAGCAGCATTAGACGCACACAAGGTATACCAGACTAAGCGATCACAACCCTCCTCGTAAATGATAAAAGATTCTCCGCATGAAACGTAGATAGTGCACAGGTAACATCTGAGTAGATCTTAATACATAAATCTATATTAGATATATGGAATACATCCAACTTCCAATTCCCTGGCAACCCATTCACAATAATTCGTACAGCAGGGGAACTTGCCAGTAGCCAATTTGGGGCGGGGCACGGCAACCAGGGACCTTGAACTGCCGAGTTCAGGCACAGGATATTGCTGTTGCTGAAATTTCCCATGGGCCACCAGCAGGAGTGTGGGGAGGTTGTAATGGCTAATGATAGCTTACAGGTCTATCTCCCATGGGCCACCAGTGGATAGTTCATCATTTCACCAAAATGAGTACAGTGGCAAAAATACAAATATTGGCATCATGTTGGaaaggaaaaagggaaaaaaaaagaagaaaggacaaAATTCCTAAacgttcatctatatttttgacGAATATTATGATGCCAACTTTATGAAGCTTTCAGCAGAGCTGCCTTCATTTCATGTTACAAATGTAGTTACAAAAGAAATGCTCAAGTGGCGCATGAACctatttgtttccacctttgGAATAGGAATCGCGAAGGGTAACAGTTCTATTGAAAACCAGATTTCCTGGAGCCGTATCAGAATCCACAGCAAAGTAGCCTGaaaacagaaaagaaagaaTTGCAACACAAAGCAGAGTCCAAAAGAATGCAAATAAATAGGTAATCCTCAGTTCAGTAGAGAGAATTGCAAAAAAATAAGTTCATGCAGAATTGCGAGTTTTGCATTCAAATAGTTCAATTCAGGTCTAAAGCAAACTGGAAACAGGAAACCAGATGTTACCTAGCCTTTCGAATTGAAACAGCACTAGCAAGTGAAGGTACTGCATATGCTTCTGGTATCACATCCTCAGAGCAGGGATTCGAATCAGATAGCCAGTCTTCCAGTTCGGCAGGATTCTGATGTGCAACAGTTTTTAAGAAGAACTTATCGCACAATCATTTGGCAAAGGTCAAAAGAAACAGGCAACTGAACACAGCAATACCCACCtctgaaataaataaattctCAAATAATTTTACTTCGACTTTGAGCGGATCGACCCCAGGAGAAGGTTAAGCAACCCAATGATCAACACCCTGCATTACTTATCAAGAAGATTAATTGATTATCTATTATCTCTGGAGTTGCTGTCTGTTATGTGCTTTTCTGATAACCATCAAAAAGCAAATTAGAAACCTTCggttttgttttctttgaaggaTCATACTCAGCTCGGATCTCAACTATAGTATCTGAATTATTCCCATGTATAACTTCTGTGCATTTTATAGGGAAGGTGTATCTGCAATTTGGAAAGAAAATGAGGAACACTTTGTATACAAGCAGTTTTTTGAAGTATAGAAGATTGATTTTATAGTTCCATGCATCCTTGCCTGAGGAGAACAGATTTACCAGGGGCAAGCCCATAATAATCTTTTGAATCCTTGAGGCGAAAATCGGAGCGTTCGATGTATACAACATTTGTGAAAGGAACCTATAGCAAGACCTTTAAGACATTGATTAATATCTTGTTAAACTTTGTCAGTTTATACAACAAAAATGAAAGATGAAAATATTTATCTTATCATGGTACAAGAAGTTTTCTGCAGTCAACAAAAACAGAACGTGAACTCGTATGCAGTAGGCCCTAAGCTAAAATCTCTCCCAGAAAAGGGAAAATAATGTCTCTGGCTGTTTTGTTATCTGGAAAGTTTGTTGGCTTAAAactaaataagaaaaatagtttTCCCACATTGGAAATTGCAACTTCTCAGTCCATATGGAAAACTAATTTCCATACTCATAATTCCCTGCAGAGCAAACAACTGGAAAGTTGGTTTTCCAGAAGAAAGTAATTTCTTAAATCCATTGCGAAGAACCAAACAGACATGCCACCAAGATGGTAGCCCAGTTGGAACGGGGCGTttgcttccaaccaagtggttccaagttcgaaacgcgcgggcgtcgattaaattcggggaccggatgccccatgcctggacacggggtctggaagCGCTATTGGTTGGCTGGtagcctgggtggtgccaggtgtgacgtactcacacggaggatcggatcgggtaaccgagccggcccacgggtggggagggtatgagtaaaataggtcggggtgcccaacacacgactcGGTCTATccgtatcgaacattctcctggtggggtgggggcccagtggtcggggctgctacgcggaggtgggcttgtcccttcctccccccttccccttttctttagcacaaaaaaaaaaaaaaagaaccaaacAGGCATAACAAGACTATATTCATTTGACATATAAAAGCTACGCTACAAGCAAAGAAGGGATAAGCTGTTGAATGATAGGTCAAGATATTGAAGGGATAAGCTGGTTCCTAGCAAAGAAGGGATGCCTCCTGTCAGACTATTGTATGATAAGTTGAGATATGCAATTCGGCTGCTACCTAGCATGAGTGGAATTTCACCAGTGAGGTTATTGtttgatagatcaagatcatacAAAGAAGAGCTATTTCCTAGCAATTGTGGGATTACTCAAGCAAGGTTGTTATCTGATAGGTAATGAACACAGAGGGTTGAGCTATTGGCCAGGAATGGTGGAAATAatgagagaaaaatatgaatgaaGAAAGCTATTCATCaatataaaaaatgaaatatttACATATAGTGAGAAGATCATGGACTCAAGTTACcttctaaaaaataattttttggaaGCCTTCTCCTCTCCTGCACTCCCGTACAAACTCTTTATAAGAAAGCCActgggaagaaaaaaataaaacttaaaaACTAAAATTACATACCATCCCATGACATAAATAAGAACAAAATATTTAGTTGCAGCTTTTAACTCCAAAAAATCGGTGCAGTTGGTTCCTCAGCTTCTAGTAGATTTCAGGAGACATCAAGCCCATAAAGGCTCTGCAATTTTCCCAGGCTCGGAGGGATCGTGCCCGTGAAGTTGTTAAGATGAGGTCCCTCGAACTGATTGTTTGAAACGTTGATTCTTTGGAGGAAGATGAGGTTGGCAAGGTAGGGTGATACGAGACCAACCAGGCTGAGAGAGTCGAGTTCGAGATACACAATCTCTTGGCACAGAGATATGGTATTTTAAAAAACAATTTTGCATAACATTCTGCATTCATGCATAACTATTTCTTTAATCAAC
It includes:
- the LOC103720814 gene encoding LOW QUALITY PROTEIN: glutamine--tRNA ligase (The sequence of the model RefSeq protein was modified relative to this genomic sequence to represent the inferred CDS: inserted 2 bases in 1 codon; substituted 1 base at 1 genomic stop codon), translated to MSMVPFTNVVYIERSDFRLKDSKDYYGLAPGKSVLLRYTFPIKCTEVIHGNNSDTIVEIRAEYDPSKKTKPKGVDHWVAXPSPGVDPLKVEVKLFENLFISENPAELEDWLSDSNPCSEDVIPEAYAVPSLASAXFQFERLGYFAVDSDTAPGNLVFNRTVTLRDSYSKGGNK